A genomic region of Arvicola amphibius chromosome 7, mArvAmp1.2, whole genome shotgun sequence contains the following coding sequences:
- the Insm2 gene encoding insulinoma-associated protein 2 — protein MPRGFLVKRTKRSGSSYRSRPAEPLFPPPGPRAAPPCPEEPGRGLSGSPCFEPALDGAEWGAGGGDGPGPSPARPAGSELRRAFLERCLRSPVSAESFPSATAFCSAAPAAATSGEQLEPPRVAVPSSVPAPAPVAAPHSLQRRGKGALGCTSAPAAVRKPKAVRRLSFADEVTTSPVLGLKIKEEEPGAPERALGGVRTPLGEFICQLCKQQYADPFALAQHRCSRIVRVEYRCPECDKVFSCPANLASHRRWHKPRPTPSCAASKPPSAPLTPPDPSLAAGKENGRMPRTGDQHPQVRDSSGDGQHRDSAARPGLQALVHPEVARPQAPYPEVMLGRRGLGPGGASPGATSEVFVCPYCHKKFRRQAYLRKHLGTHEAGPARAPAPSFGSERTAPLAFACPLCGAHFPSADIREKHRLWHAVREELLLPALVGAPSEAGPGGGSDGSTQQIFSCKYCPSTFFSSPGLTRHINKCHPSESRQVLLLQMPLRPGC, from the coding sequence ATGCCGAGGGGCTTCCTGGTGAAGCGAACCAAGCGCTCGGGCAGCTCCTACCGCTCGCGCCCGGCCGAACCGCTTTTTCCCCCGCCGGGTCCCCGCGCAGCACCGCCCTGCCCCGAGGAGCCCGGCCGGGGGCTGTCGGGGTCCCCCTGCTTCGAGCCCGCGTTGGACGGCGCCGAGTGGGGCGCAGGTGGCGGAGACGGCCCGGGACCCAGCCCCGCGAGGCCGGCGGGCTCCGAGCTGCGCCGAGCGTTCCTGGAGCGTTGCCTTCGCTCACCAGTTTCGGCCGAGTCCTTCCCCAGCGCCACTGCCTTCTGCTCCGCAGCGCCCGCGGCCGCGACCTCGGGGGAGCAGTTGGAGCCGCCTCGGGTCGCCGTCCCCAGCTCTGTCCCCGCACCCGCGCCCGTCGCTGCCCCGCACAGCCTCCAGCGCCGGGGCAAGGGCGCCCTGGGCTGCACTTCAGCGCCCGCGGCCGTCAGGAAGCCTAAGGCGGTGCGGAGGCTGAGCTTTGCAGACGAGGTGACCACTTCCCCGGTGCTCGGTCTGAAGATCAAGGAGGAGGAGCCCGGGGCGCCTGAGCGGGCTTTGGGCGGCGTCCGCACGCCGCTGGGGGAGTTCATCTGCCAACTGTGCAAGCAGCAGTACGCGGACCCCTTCGCTCTGGCTCAGCACCGCTGCTCCCGCATCGTGCGCGTTGAGTACCGCTGTCCCGAGTGCGACAAGGTCTTCAGCTGCCCCGCGAACCTCGCCTCCCACCGCCGCTGGCACAAGCCACGTCCCACGCCGTCTTGCGCCGCGAGTAAACCTCCCTCCGCGCCGTTGACCCCTCCGGACCCTTCCCTCGCGGCGGGCAAGGAGAACGGCCGCATGCCGCGGACCGGCGATCAGCACCCGCAGGTCAGGGACAGCTCCGGGGACGGTCAGCACCGGGACAGCGCCGCGCGCCCAGGCCTGCAGGCGTTGGTGCACCCGGAGGTAGCACGACCGCAGGCTCCCTACCCCGAGGTGATGCTAGGGCGCCGCGGTCTCGGGCCAGGTGGTGCCAGCCCGGGGGCGACATCTGAGGTCTTCGTGTGCCCGTATTGCCACAAAAAGTTCCGTCGCCAAGCCTATCTGCGCAAGCACCTGGGCACCCACGAGGCGGGCCCGGCGCGAGCACCAGCCCCGAGTTTCGGCTCGGAGCGCACAGCCCCACTAGCCTTTGCATGCCCGCTTTGCGGGGCGCACTTCCCGTCCGCGGATATCCGAGAGAAGCACCGGCTATGGCATGCTGTCCGCGAGGAGCTGCTACTGCCCGCCTTGGTCGGGGCTCCTTCGGAAGCGGGCCCTGGAGGGGGATCCGACGGTAGCACTCAGCAGATTTTCTCATGCAAGTACTGCCCTTCCACTTTTTTTAGCTCCCCGGGCTTGACCCGGCACATCAATAAGTGTCATCCCTCAGAAAGCCGGCAAGTGCTGCTGCTGCAGATGCCACTGAGGCCTGGCTGCTGA